The following are from one region of the Carassius auratus strain Wakin chromosome 43, ASM336829v1, whole genome shotgun sequence genome:
- the myef2 gene encoding myelin expression factor 2, with product MADAELNDTKQEESSDSPTDETEAEPQQTKENSNGVKTDAEDKPEPKEKSRKSQRYHPYKERHAGGSADKKPAHRNRVFISNIPYDMKWQAIKDLMREKVGEVTYVELFKDGEGKSRGCGVVEFKDEEFVKKAIEVMSKHDLNGRPLNIKEDPDGEHARRVLQRSGRMFGAGRGQDTGVNIPPSIANNPNIPPEILSALQAGRLGTTVFIANLDFKVGWKKLKEVFSMAGTVRRADVKEDKDGKSRGMGTVTFEQPLEAVQAISMFNGQMLFDRQMHVKMDDKSLPPDDFRPAEKPPQLPRGLGGIGMGLGPGGQPINANRLSGGAPGGMDAPGCSNMNRMSGMGAGFSGMDCMGGMGGFGGRDMAPMGRMGDVYRSGMGGGMDRDFGRGDMGMSRPFGDSFGGGGYAGMGNAGMGPMGSGLGGGVMGNMGLDRMNSGFDRMGGNMDMGRGFGQYGGGSGHMGGMSDRGAGSKAGCQIFVRNLSYDLTWQKLKEKFSHCGQVMYAEIKMENGRSKGCGTVRFDSPESAEKACRMMNGTKINGREVDVRIDRNA from the exons ATGGCGGACGCGGAGCTGAATGACACTAAACAAGAGGAATCAAGCGATTCTCCCACTGATGAGACAGAAGCGGAGCCCCAGCAGACAAAGGAGAACTCCAATGGCGTTAAAAC cgaCGCCGAGGACAAGCCGGAGCCCAAAGAGAAGAGCCGAAAGTCTCAGCGCTACCATCCCTACAAAGAGCGTCACGCCGGCGGCTCGGCGGACAAGAAGCCCGCTCACAGGAACCGGGTGTTCATTAGCAATATCCCTTATGATATGAAGTGGCAGGCAATTAAAGATCTAATGCGTGAGAAAG TTGGTGAGGTTACATACGTGGAACTCTTTAAGGATGGAGAAGGAAAGTCAAGG GGCTGTGG CGTGGTTGAGTTCAAAGATGAAGAGTTTGTGAAGAAAGCCATCGAGGTCATGAGCAAACACGATCTGAACGGACGGCCGCTGAACATCAAGGAG gatccCGACGGGGAGCATGCGCGGCGCGTCCTGCAGAGATCAGGCCGGATGTTCGGAGCGGGCCGAGGGCAGGACACCGGGGTAAACATCCCTCCCTCCATCGCCAACAACCCCAACATCCCTCCGGAGATCCTGAGCGCGCTGCAGGCCGGACGGCTCGGGACCACCGTCTTCATCGCCAAC CTGGACTTTAAGGTGGGCTGGAAGAagctgaaggaagtgttcagtatgGCAGGGACGGTGAGGAGAGCCGACGTCAAAGAAGACAAAGACGGGAAGAGCCGAGGCATGGGGACCGTCACCTTCGAGCAGCCGCTGGAGGCCGTCCAGGCCATCT CTATGTTCAACGGTCAGATGCTGTTCGACAGACAGATGCACGTCAAAATG GATGATAAATCACTTCCTCCAGATGACTTCCGTCCTGCGGAGAAACCGCCGCAGTTACCCA gaggTCTGGGCGGCATCGGGATGGGTTTGGGTCCCGGCGGTCAGCCAATCAATGCCAACCGTCTGAGTGGAGGAGCCCCCGGAG GGATGGATGCGCCGGGATGCAGCAACATGAACCGCATGAGTG ggatgGGCGCAGGCTTCTCCGGGATGGACTGTATGGGTGGAATGGGAGGATTCGGAGGCAGAGACATGGCACCCATGGGACGAATGGGAG ATGTGTATCGCTCTGGAATGGGAGGAGGGATGGACAGAGACTTCGGCAGAGGAGACATGGGAATGAGCCGGCCCTTCGGAGACTCgtttggag GTGGAGGATATGCAGGAATGGGGAATGCTGGGATGGGACCCATGGGCTCTGGATTAG gaggcGGAGTCATGGGGAATATGGGATTGGATCGCATGAACTCTGGCTTCGACCGGATGGGCGGGAACATGGACATGGGGCGTGGCTTCGGACAGTATGGAGGCGGGTCGGGTCACATGGGTGGAATGAGTGACAGGGGGGCGGGGTCTAAGGCCGGATGCCAGATCTTTGTGAGAAAC cTCTCGTACGATCTGACCTGGCAGAAGCTCAAGGAGAAGTTCAGTCACTGTG GTCAGGTGATGTACGCCGAGATCAAGATGGAGAACGGCAGATCCAAAGGCTGCGGCACGGTGCGCTTCGACTCTCCTGAGAGCGCAGAGAAAGCCTGCAGGATGATGAACGGAACCAAGATCAACGGACGAGAGGTCGACGTCCGTATCGACCGCAACGcttga